The Bacteroidia bacterium genomic interval TTCGCTGCATGTATATACGAAAAGCCTTAATTCAGGAACATTCAAAAGAGCAGATTCTTAGAATTGTGGATTATATCGGTTCGGATGAGGATCGGGTAAAAGAGCTCATGGAAATATTTTTCAGTGAGGATACCCGACTCGTACAGCGTTCAGCCTGGGTACTTACGCACTTGTCAACAAGGCGGCCCTATTTACTGAGGCCCTATTTGCCACAAATGGTGAAAAATCTGGATACGCCCAAGCATGATGCAGTTTTGAGAAATACGCTCAGGTATTTTGATATGATAAACCTGCCTGAGGACTTGATGGGAGAAGTTGCGGACAAATGCTTTCATTATCTGAATTCACCGGAATATCCCATTGCGATTCGGGTTTTTTCTATGGGAACCCTGTACAATATTTCCCTCAAATTCCCTGAATTACAGCGTGAGTTGATTTTGGTAATCAAGGAACATCTCCCTTTTGGCTCTGCCGGTTTTAAAAGCCGTGCGAAACGAATTTTGAGGAAAATTGATAAGTAGAACTCCTACTGCCCCTTCTGTTCGAGCAGACTTCCCATTTTTCGATGAAAAATGGGAGGAGCGCAATACCGGTTTTTTTACAGCATGCTTGTCATTGCGAGCCATAGATTAGGGCGCGGTAATCTCCTTGACTTAAAAAAATATTCACATTCAAGGAGATTGCTTCGCCTGTAATACAGGCTCGCATTGACAATGAGTATTGGGGTGTTGGTATTGAGTCTTTGGATTTGTCTTTAACCCAAACAAGAACACGGGAGCACAAGAACACCAGAACACTTCTTCTCTCACTTCCTTCTTCTTCAATCTGCCTTTCATTTCTTATTCCGCATCCAGCATCCAGTCCATTTCTCCCAGCATATAGAGGCCTTTGGGTTCGTCCTCTTCATTCTCGATAGTCTCAACTTCTACAACTGTCAGACTGCCCTCTTCTACCACATCCGCTTCATAGGCATAAATGTATTGAAGAGCTTCTTCCTCAGAATCTGCAATAGCGATATAGTTATTTTGAAAACGGCTGACGAGAATTTTTTCTCTGCTTTCCGGATGAATAGCTTCTACTGCTTTTAGGCTTTTGCCTTCAACGATCATGGAATACCCAAAGGAATCATCTGAAAATTCAGGTTCCATTTCTCTCTGTAGCCAGCAGATATTCGAATTGGTTCGATCGTATTCTTTGGCCTGCATGAGGTAGTGTTTTATCGCTTCTTCATCTTCATCCGTAAACCAAAATGCCTTGGCAATATGGGTGCAGATTTCGCTCATAATCATGGCCTGGCTTTTATCCGAAGGGACCGGCAGTTCGGCCAATTCTTCTTCGACAATCTCCAGCATCATATCGAATTGTCCGATATCTGAAAGGAGGCTCATTTTAACCTCAAAAGCTTCGATAGCTTTATCTGAGTCTTTGAGTCCCTGAAGAGTATTGAGGGCATTGTCGAAATCCTGCACATTTGCATAAGCAGCGGCTTTGTTGATCTCGATCAGGGATTTGTCAGCTCCTTCTTTTCGGGCAGCGATGTTGTAGGCCAAAACGGCATCTTTCACTTTTCCACTTTCGGAGTAAATATTTCCCTTGGTCATTCCCAGCGTCCAGGAATCCGGATGAGCCATCATGCCTTTTTCAATCCATTTCAAGGCAGAATCTATGTTCTCTTCCATTTGATCAGCCATAGCCATGACCTGAAAACCATATTCTTTCCCGGCATCTATCAGGTTTTGACCTATTTTCCTGGCTTCATCAAACTCCCCTTCATGGATCAGTTCTTCTGCTTCAAAGGCGAGTGCTGCGAGTTGGTCTTCCGTTTGACTCATCAAAAAAGGATTTTGGGTAATTATTCTCCCCAAAAATAGACAATATGCCTGAACTATTTAGCTCTGAGGGAAAGTTGGACTGGTAATCCGTCCTGGGGTTCCTGGATGGGGACAGATTTCATCGGAATCTGATAATCTGTGGGTACAGTCCAATCTGCTTTCATGAGAAATTGACTCATGATCAGTTTGATTTGCATTTCGGCGAATGCAAAACCGATGCAATGATGAATGCCGGCTCCAAAAGGGGAGTAGGCATAAGGGCATTTCATGTGTTCCTTCCTTTCGCTGCTAAACCTTTCCGGATCGAAAGTATGAGCTTCCTCCCATATTTCAGCATTCAGGTGATGGTGGCCGAAAGGAGTACTTAAAAAAGTTCCAGCTGGAAAATCATAGCCGCCAAACTGAACGGCATCTGTACATTTGCGGGAAACCGTTACCAGAGGAGGATATAAGCGTAAGGTTTCTTTGATGGCAAGTCCAAGCTGCTCCATTTCTCTTAATTCCCGGACCTTAAAATCTTCTTTTCGCCCATAAAAAGCTTCGACTTCTTCTCGACATTTTTGCCGCCATTCGGGATGTTTAGCCAGGAAATAGGACAAGCTCGTCATGGTGCTGGCCGTGGTGTCATGTGCAGCCATCAAAATGAAAATCAAATGATCAACCACCTGTTCCTCATCCAGCATTTCTCCCTCCTCATTTTTCGCCACACATAATCTGCTAAAAAGATCCTCTCCCGGATTTTGCTTTTTTTCTTTTACCAGGGATTGGAAGAAATGTAGTAGTTCTTTTCTGGCCCTTATTCCTTTGCCATAAGTTGTAAAAGGGAGTTTTATAGGAAAGGAAGTACTGGCTTTAACGATTCGACTTACTGCTCTATTGATCTTTGGGAGCTGAGTACCTGTATCCAGACCGAAAAATACTTTCAGGGCAATTTCCAGGGTCCAGCTTTTGAAGGTAGGGAAGAGTAAGACTTCGCCTGATGAAAGCTTGCTCATGAAATCATCCACTATGGGACGCATCAGAGCTAAATAGCCTTCCATCGGTGCTTTTTTGAAAGCTTCGGCAACAATGCTTCGATGGTATTTATGTTGGGCCCCATCCATCAACATAAGTCCATTGGGAAAAAGGTCTTTCAGAACGAGTTCCCAGGGTTCACGACTATTGAAGGCTTTAGGATTATCTACCAGTAAGAATTTTGTTGCTTCCTTCGACATCAGGGTGATGATGGGTCTGCCGAGAAAGCTTGAACGAAAAATATCCCCATACTTCTTTTGCTTGCGTAATTGTAGGTTTCGAGGATCTTTGAAAAATCTCAGGGTATCGGGAATTCCCCAAAAAGCTTCGCTACCGGGAATATCTTTTAGGCTGGATTTGGGCATACGGAAAATTAGGTTCAGGATGGCAGTTTTGAAATATAATGGGATAATATTTTTGCCATAAAGAAAAGGGCCCCGACAGGATTAGCTGCCAGGGCCCTTTCGGGAAAATCTGTTTCCTAGTTTGTATTTTCAGCCAAACCCATATCAAATTCATAGGTTTGAAGTCTGTTGTATCGAGGATAGAATCCGGTAATACTCACTTTTTCTTTGCTAGTTTCCAGTGCTTTGGTAAAGTCTTCGGCGCTGTCAATCAGTTCTCCATTGAATTTGAGAACGATGAACTTTTCGCGGATAGAGGTTTGACTCCTTAATAAACCTGCATAAAGCTTTTCTACGAGTATCCCTCTTTCAATATTCAGGCGTGACATTTCTTTCTCACTGAGGTCTCGTATACTCAATCCGAGTTTATTTAGGGTTTCATTCCTTTCCGGAGCGAGAATGACTGTTTCCCCATATGCATTGGTCAGGGTAACCCGGAAACTGCGATTCTTTTTATTTCGATAAACTTTTACGTCAATCTGGTCGCCGGGACGATTTCTTCCTATCAGCTCCAGCAATTTGGCTTCGTTGCGGGTTTTAACTCCATCGATACTTACGATCACATCTCCTGCCTGTAAGCCGCCCTGATAGGCGCCGCCCTGCTCTGTAAGCTCTCCCACATAAACACCCTCTGTCAGGTCAATCCCCAACTTTTTGGATAATTCTCCATTTAGCGCTTGCATATTTGCTACACCCAGAAAGGCGCGCTGAACAGAGCCATATTGCTTGAGGTCTGTAACGACCTTCTTCACGATATTGGCAGGAACTGCAAAGGCATATCCTGCATAGGTTCCGGTAGGAGAGGCGATGGCTGTATTGATGCCAATCAGATTTCCTTCTAAATTGACCAGGGCCCCACCGCTATTACCGGGATTTACGGCTGCATCGGTTTGAATGAATGATTCGATGGCCATGCGATCTTTGATGATCTCCAAATCACGACCAATGGCACTTACGATACCCGCAGTGGCAGTGGAAGCCAGAGAAAAGGGATTCCCTACAGCGAGAACCCAATCGCCAACCTGGCTTTCATCTGAATTTGCAAGACTCAGACTGGGAAGACTCTTTGCTTCTATTTTGATAAGGCCAAGATCGGTAGATGGATCGGTTCCAATAACGGTAGCTTTATAGCTGCGATTATCGGATAAACTGACTTCCAGTTCATCGGCATCCTGTATCACGTGATTATTGGTAACGATGTATCCATCTGGACTGATAATAACACCAGAGCCGGAGGATAATTGCTGATTGCCTTTATAGCGCTGAGGCTTTATCCCAAAGAGTTCATAATAGAAATTGTCATATCCATTCTCATTGCGTTGATAGCTTTGGAAGGATTTGATGTGTACCACCGCAGGCATAGCCTTTTGGGCGGCAAAGTTAAAGTTTTGGGGGGCTTGCCCGAGGCTTCTGTTTGCCGGGACATATTGAGGCATTTCTTCTTGAGAAACCCCACGAGCAAAAAGCTCATCATCGCTTGGCGTTTCCTTTCCAATTTCCTCAGATGCCTGACTTAAATTGGATTGATAGTTATGGTAGGTTGCAATGCAAGCGAGGCTTACAACTAGCGCAGTTATGGCACTTAGGGCAACTTGTTTCATTTTAGTAATGCTTGACGTTTGTTATCCTAATTTACGGCAGTTTTTTAAGGGGCGTTTATATTTGAAGTCGAAATAAGAAAACATTAACATTTTTTTCAGGTATAATGCTTATGAAACCATCCTTCTCCTAATTACTCTTATAGAAAAGTATTAAAATTAACGTTCAACCCATGCGACTATCTTTCAAATTATGCTCAATCAGCCTCCTGGCTATCATGCTATTTGGCTTCCAGACAGCTGTAAACCCTATCAATTATAAGATTAATTCCTCCGCCGCTAAGGTAAGCTTTATCATAAAGAATGCCGGACTTAACGTAGACGGTGAATTTTCTGGTCTTTCTGGTACGATCAACTTTGATAAAGAGAATCCTTCGGCGGGTAAAATAGAGGCAAATATCCCTGTAAAAAGTATAGACACAGGCATAAATAAACGGGATAATCACCTGAGGAGTGAGGATTATTTTGAAGTCGAAAAGTACCCGAATATCAAATTTGTTTCGAGCAGTATTTCAGCGACTAAAGATGGATACAATGTAAGTGGAAACTTCAGCATAAAAGCCACAACGAAATCTGTAACGATACCTTTTACTTTTGAGAACAATGTCTTCGTGGGGAAGTTTAATATTGATCGCAGAGATTATGGAGTAGGGGGGAATAGCTGGATCATGGGAGATAAAGTGAAAATCTCATTCGAAATACCTGTAGAGGCCTTATAGAGAATAATCAATCCTATATATATAGCCTGGTCGGGTACTCCCCGGTCAGGCTTCTTTTTTTTGCCTAAGTTTGTTGCTCTAAGACCTGATACTTGAAAAACCTTAAAGCACTAATATTTCTTTTCAGTGCGAATACCATCAGCGGATTCGCTCAAGGCATCACCATGTTGGCGATCCCCTGGCATATTCTGGGATTAGCTGAAGGAAAATTTAAAAATGCCATGATGGTTACGACGGTAACTGTCATTGTCCTGTTCTGGGGCTTATATGCAGGCACACTGATAGATAAATACAATCGTAAACACATTTTCCTTTCAACTACAGGGATTGGAGGCCTTATCTTGCTGAGTATCTCTGCATTTGGTTTTCTAAATGGAGGGGTAAATTTCCCTTTGATTGCCATGGTCTATCTCATGACCGTGATGCTCTACAGTGTCCATTATCCCAATCTGTATGCATTTGTACAGGAGTTATTTGAGCCTGAGTATTATTCCCGGGTAAATTCTGCGATCGAGATACAAGGGCAAACCACCAATTTTATCGGCATGATGCTAGGCGCCCTGCTTCTGGATGGTACACAAGAAGTAAACTGGTGGCCGGAATCCTGGAAATTTGATGCCTGGAGTTTGCACGAGATATTTCTTTTGGACGGAATAACCTATGTACTAGGCTTTATATGTATTGCCCTCATACCTTATACCCGTAGTGCCAATTGGAAACCGGATAAAGGAAAGATGATCCAGCGACTGAAATTTGGCTTCAATTATCTCCAGCAGAACCCGTCCATATTCATATTTGGGATTGCTTCTCATGTGCTTTTTTTCTCCCTCATAGTAGTTGTACAGGCTTTGGGGCCGATTTATGTAAAAGAATACCTGAATGAATCAGCTTCTGTCCTTTCCTTTTTCAAAGGCTTCTATGCCCTGGGGGCCTTGAGCGCGGGTTTGCTGGGACTGTCGACTTTCATCCGAAAAAGCAATCTCGTCCGGCAAATCATTTTTCTCCTCAGTTTCGCGGGAATCCTCTATTTCCTTTTATCTGTGACCCAATCCATCTGGATTACCCTCCTGGGAGGCTTCTTACTGGGGATCTGCAATGCAGGAACCCGCATTCATCGTATCACTTATCTGGTTCGTATCGTCCCCAATGAGGTCATTGGTCGCGCCAATTCCTTTTTCGCCGTAGTAAATATCCTCATGCGAGCTGCCTTTATTGCTTTGCTGGCCGTACCATTTTTCGCGGATGAAGGCAATGGCCCCAACATCATTTATGCTTCGCTTTTATTGAGTTTGATCATGTTTTTGGCTGCCGGAGTCCTCTGGGCCAAATTTGATGCTTTTGATAAGGAGGCGAGTAGTGGGTAGGGGAAAAGTGTTCTCGTGTTCTAGTTGTTTTTTCTGAAGAGATTAGGAATTCCCCTCAACTCCAACACATCCTACTCTTTCCTCCTGGCTAAGACTATTCCCAATAGACTCAACAAAAGCATTACGGCAATTGAAATCGCAAAGGTCCATTGTTGACTCTCGATGTCTGCCAGGCCAAAACCCAAAATGATAGGGGCGGCGGCGGTAGAAAATACTCCGAAAGTGGAGGCTAAACTTCGGATACTTCCGAGATAACGCGTGCCATAAATTTCTGCCCAGGTAGCTGTGCCGCTAAGGGAATTGAGGCTGGCACTGACTCCCATCAAAATGAAGAAAATCACCCAGGAGCCCGGATTAGGGAAAAGAAGCATAAGGGCTACGCCGGGAATGAGGGGAACTACCTGCAATCCAAATACCCATATACCTGAAAAGGTATCAATTAGCCAACCAGAAATAAAGTTCATCAGCAGGCGGGCGATGCCGAATGCGGAGATACTCAGGGCTACGAGTTCGAGGGACCATCCGTAAGAACTTCCCACAATGCTGCTGTTGATCATAACGCCTGTGGAGAAGAAGGGCATGAAGAGGCTAATGAGGACGAGAAAATAGAATCTGGGTTCTTTAAGTGCTTCTGCCCGGGTCTTACTTTTTGAAGATTGGAGTCGAGAGGCTGCGTCTATATTTTCCTCAGTCTCTTCCTCATCTTCCGGCGCAAATTGAAAGGGACTATCCAGTTTGACCAGGCTGATCACGAGGGGAAGGAATATCAATAGTACAGTAGCACTGATCACCCACCAACTATTCCTCCAACCTATCGCTGCAATCAATAGGACTAGCAGGGGGGGAAGTACACTTTCTCCAATAGAAACTCCAAAATTGACCAAAGACAGGGCTTTCCCTCTGGTTTCATGAAAATATCTACCTATAGCGGTATTGGCTGTGAGACACATCAGACCTTGCCCACACAAGCGCAAACCAAAGATCAGAAAGAAGAGGAGATAGATGCTGTTGAAAGTAGCAACCCCCATACACACCAAAGCAAAACAGATGGCCAGGCCGATGCTGAAGTAGCGAAGCTTGATTTCGTCTACCCATTTCCCTACAAAAGGAAGAACTGCAGCACTCAGCAAAGTCCCCCCACTATACAACCAATCAAAGTCGATATGGCTAATCGAAAGCTCTTGCGTGAAATAGAGGACAAAGAGAGAAATGAAGAAAGTCTGGCCGGGACTGGAAAAGAAAAAATGCAATGCCCCATAGGCAATGTAGTTGGGGTAGCGGCGAAGCAATTGGAGGTAGTTCATCAGGGCTATTTTTGCAGCCCCAAAGGACGGTAATTTTCCCTGTTTTATCCTAATCTGCGGATGAAGTCTTCGGCATTTTTATGTGAAATCTTTTCAAGTTGATCCTGACTAAAGCCCTTCTCCTTCATTTCCTCAAGGATAGCAGGAAATTTGGAAGCATTCTTATGTTGGGGATAGAAAAATGGCCTGCGTTCCTGATCCGGAATCATCCTTTCATCAAAATAATCAGCTCCAAAAGCGAGATGTTCCCCGGCCCCGATTTCTTCAATTCCATATTGGATATGTTCATAGAGCATTTCAGCTCCTTTTCTCCCGACAAAATCCCGAACAAAATTGATTCCGATCAGGCCTTTCCTGTGGACGATTTCTTTGGCAAACTCATCCGGCAGGTTTCGGGGATGATCGCAAATCGGGCGAAAATTTGAATGACTGGCAATGACGGGAATATCATATCGCTGCTGTTCGATCTCTGTCAGGATCCCCTCTGCCAAAGCATCACTTGTATGAGAAAGATCTACAGCTATATTCTTCCCATCCATGCAGGCCAAAAGGCTTTTGCCGTCAGAAGTAATCGGTAGGTTGTCGCTGAAATTTCCTCCTCCAAAACGATTGGCGAGATGGTGGGTAAAGCTGATATAAAGCAGTCGGCCCGTTCCTTTGATAAATTCATCTAGCCTTTCCTCCAATAGGCTGATCGGCTCCTCTTCTTCAAGCAAGCCAGATGCATTTTCGATAGAAGCGAAAATTGCGGGTTTATTTTCTTCTTGAGCTTTTCTAATTTCTACTTCAGATCGGCCTGCAGAAAATTCAGGTCCTTCTATCAGTTGGCTGAAGTGTTTTAGCTGAGCGTTGGCGAAAGCATAACTTCCGCTCTGCGTCAGAGAAAATATGGCACAGACCTGTAGCTGTACATTCCCTTTCTTCAAAAATGGATAACTCGCACCGATCACATCTTCTGAATGAATGGAGGCATCATCTGCCATATGCAGATAGCTTAACAGATCGCAGTGGAGATCAAAGACAGGAAGATTCTGGCTCATTGTTGACTTGATTGATTTCCCAAAATAGGGAAATTATAGAAGCATAATGAGTCCAGGGCAGAAATGCTTATTTCGTCTGCATCATTTCCACTCCTGACCAGGCTTCTGGTGCTCCATCAAGCTTATATTCTTTGGATCTTTTGAGGTAAAATTCGGCAGCTTTATCCAGATGATTTTGAGCGATAACATCTTCAAATAGCTTTTGAGATTGTGCAAAATTTTGGAGGTAATAATTCTCCAGAGCTAATTTGAATTTTTCTCGATTTTCCCATTTGGGTTTATCGAGCGGATTGCCGTCCAGATCGAAAATTTCATACACCCCAATCGCCTGCTCTTTACCCTTTACCTGCACTTTGCCAAGGAATCTATGAGCGATCGTATCAGGTGCTTTGAGGGTACGGAAGGTATCTTCACTCAAAAGGAGCTTCGAACCATAAAATTTGGTCAAGCCTTCCATGCGAGAAGCGAGATTTACAGTATCTGAAATGGTCGCGGGTTCCGTCCGTTTTGAATCTCCAATGATACCCATAACCAGTGGGCCTGTATGAATCCCCATCCCGACTTCGATAGGGGTACGATCCATTTGGAGGCGTTCTGAATTGTATTCACGGATCATGCGCTGCATTTCCAAAGCTGCTTGTACGGCATCTTCGGTTTGGTTTTGGAAAATTGCCATGATGCCATCTCCCATATACTGATTGACGAAGCCTTTGTATTTCTGGATAATGGGCCCCATTCTTCCAGCATAAGAATTGACGAAACGGAAATTTTCTTCCGGAGTCATTTTTTCAGAAAGGCTGGTATATCTTCGAATATCAGAGAAAAACACATTTACATCTTTGGAAACATGATCGCCCAGATGGACTTCGGTGATATTCTCTTTCCCCAAAGCCCGGAGGAATTGATAGGGGACAAATCTACCGGTGGCAGAGTTGATGCTGTATAGATTTAAATGGGTTTTAACCCGGGCCAGTAATTCGTCTTTGGAGAAAGGTTTGGCCAGATAGTCATTGGCTCCGGTAGATAGGCCTTCCACCAAATCCTGCACCTGGTTTTTAGCTGTTACCATGATCACCGGCAATTCGCTGGCTGAAAACTTCTGACGAATATGCTTACAGACATCATAGCCTGTCATCCGGGGCATCATCACATCCAGCAAAACCAGGTCAAATTTGCCTTCATTTTCGAGGATTTCCAGGGCTTCTTCTCCATTCATGGCAGAATGGGTTTCAATGGCTTGATCCAGAAAATGATTTTGGAATACCTGTTGGTTTACGGGTTCATCATCAACGATCAGGATTTTAAAGTGCCCTTTCCCATTGATGTTCTGAGTCAAAACCCCACTTTCCCTCACTTTTCCCGGGGCTCTTTTTCCGGAAGCTTTAGGAAGGGGATCGACTTCCAGTAAATGAGAAACAAGTGGAGCTTCAATGATAGGCTCTTGTACTGTTTCCCAACTTAGGGGAATACTAAAACTAAATACCGAACCTTCTCCGGAAACCGATTGTACAGAAAGCTCCCCTCCATGAAGTTCTACCAGTTTTTTACTGATACTCAATCCCAGACCTGAACCATTATAGGTCCTCGAAATGCTGGCATCCGCCTGAGAAAACTCAAGGAAGATGGAGGCTTGCTTTTCCTCATCAATCCCTATACCTGAATCAGCTACAGAAATGAGTAGTTTGCCTTCTTTTTCCTCAGCAGATACTTCTATAAATCCTTTAGGGGTAAATTTGATCGCATTGCCTACGAGATTGTGTAGAATTTGCTGAAGTCGATTTTCATCTCCGTGAATCGCAGGAATATCTTTGGGAATATTATGGCTGAGTTTGAGTCGCTTCTTTTTGGCTAAAGGTTGATTGAGTTTGACAATCATTTCGACCAATGCATAGGGATCGATAGCTTTTGAGTTTAGCCGGACTTCCTGATTTCTGATTCGGGAGAAATCGAGGATATCATCCACCAGACTGGATAATCTTCTGGCAGAGGAAATGATCATGGAAAGGTTTTCTTCTTGAAAATCATTGGTCGCTCGGTCCTCTAAGGATTCTGCCAATCCAATAATTCCATTGAGTGGGGTTCTGAGTTCGTGGGAGGTATTTGCGAGGAACTGGTCTTTCAATTGATCCACCTGCTCCATTTTTTCTCGACGTTCTGTTTCAATCTGTGCCCTCCTTCTTTGTTGCCTGACTCTTACCCACAAAAAGATGCCCAGAATGCCCAAAAGGGAAACAATGACTCCCGCAATGGCGAGATTTCTTTGATTGGTGGCTTTTTCCTCTTCCGCAATCTTTTTGTTGAGTAGCATCATGTTTTCCATGGCCTGCTTTTCCAACTCTGCACTTTCCCGCTCAAGTTTTATGATCTCCATTTCCTGCTGAATCCGCTTATTCTCTTCCTCCATCAAATTGGCCCGAAGTTCTGATTCTATATTTTTGCTCTCTGTAAGCACAGCTACGGTATTACTTTTTTCAACTTCCAGTTTTTCCTGCAATTGGTTCAGTTCTTTGGTAAGATGTAAGCTGGAAAGACTGTCTCGAATCAGTTTATAAGCATTTTGATAGGCAGTTGCGTTTTCTAGGTCCTGCTTAAGCATATAAATGGTCTGCATGAGCTTATTGCCCATCAACATTTCTTCGGTATTCTTTGTGCTTTTTGCGAGTTCAAGTCCTTTCTCGGTTGCCGAAATGGCTCTATTGTATCGTCCCCGATCTCTATCGAGGATACCGAGATAATAATTGCTCTTGATCTGACCTTCTACATATTTGAGGGAGTTGGAAAGTTTGAGGGCGTCTTTTGCCAGTTTTTGGGCTTCAGTTCGATCTGCAACACGGAGTTTGTTGATAATATCTAGCATCAGGTCCACTTTGCGTTCTCCGTCAGCATCCTCAAGTGCCATATAGTAGACGTCCAGTTTCTCCTTTT includes:
- a CDS encoding cytochrome P450; translated protein: MPKSSLKDIPGSEAFWGIPDTLRFFKDPRNLQLRKQKKYGDIFRSSFLGRPIITLMSKEATKFLLVDNPKAFNSREPWELVLKDLFPNGLMLMDGAQHKYHRSIVAEAFKKAPMEGYLALMRPIVDDFMSKLSSGEVLLFPTFKSWTLEIALKVFFGLDTGTQLPKINRAVSRIVKASTSFPIKLPFTTYGKGIRARKELLHFFQSLVKEKKQNPGEDLFSRLCVAKNEEGEMLDEEQVVDHLIFILMAAHDTTASTMTSLSYFLAKHPEWRQKCREEVEAFYGRKEDFKVRELREMEQLGLAIKETLRLYPPLVTVSRKCTDAVQFGGYDFPAGTFLSTPFGHHHLNAEIWEEAHTFDPERFSSERKEHMKCPYAYSPFGAGIHHCIGFAFAEMQIKLIMSQFLMKADWTVPTDYQIPMKSVPIQEPQDGLPVQLSLRAK
- a CDS encoding Do family serine endopeptidase, which gives rise to MKQVALSAITALVVSLACIATYHNYQSNLSQASEEIGKETPSDDELFARGVSQEEMPQYVPANRSLGQAPQNFNFAAQKAMPAVVHIKSFQSYQRNENGYDNFYYELFGIKPQRYKGNQQLSSGSGVIISPDGYIVTNNHVIQDADELEVSLSDNRSYKATVIGTDPSTDLGLIKIEAKSLPSLSLANSDESQVGDWVLAVGNPFSLASTATAGIVSAIGRDLEIIKDRMAIESFIQTDAAVNPGNSGGALVNLEGNLIGINTAIASPTGTYAGYAFAVPANIVKKVVTDLKQYGSVQRAFLGVANMQALNGELSKKLGIDLTEGVYVGELTEQGGAYQGGLQAGDVIVSIDGVKTRNEAKLLELIGRNRPGDQIDVKVYRNKKNRSFRVTLTNAYGETVILAPERNETLNKLGLSIRDLSEKEMSRLNIERGILVEKLYAGLLRSQTSIREKFIVLKFNGELIDSAEDFTKALETSKEKVSITGFYPRYNRLQTYEFDMGLAENTN
- a CDS encoding YceI family protein, translating into MRLSFKLCSISLLAIMLFGFQTAVNPINYKINSSAAKVSFIIKNAGLNVDGEFSGLSGTINFDKENPSAGKIEANIPVKSIDTGINKRDNHLRSEDYFEVEKYPNIKFVSSSISATKDGYNVSGNFSIKATTKSVTIPFTFENNVFVGKFNIDRRDYGVGGNSWIMGDKVKISFEIPVEAL
- a CDS encoding MFS transporter — its product is MKNLKALIFLFSANTISGFAQGITMLAIPWHILGLAEGKFKNAMMVTTVTVIVLFWGLYAGTLIDKYNRKHIFLSTTGIGGLILLSISAFGFLNGGVNFPLIAMVYLMTVMLYSVHYPNLYAFVQELFEPEYYSRVNSAIEIQGQTTNFIGMMLGALLLDGTQEVNWWPESWKFDAWSLHEIFLLDGITYVLGFICIALIPYTRSANWKPDKGKMIQRLKFGFNYLQQNPSIFIFGIASHVLFFSLIVVVQALGPIYVKEYLNESASVLSFFKGFYALGALSAGLLGLSTFIRKSNLVRQIIFLLSFAGILYFLLSVTQSIWITLLGGFLLGICNAGTRIHRITYLVRIVPNEVIGRANSFFAVVNILMRAAFIALLAVPFFADEGNGPNIIYASLLLSLIMFLAAGVLWAKFDAFDKEASSG
- a CDS encoding MFS transporter, with the translated sequence MNYLQLLRRYPNYIAYGALHFFFSSPGQTFFISLFVLYFTQELSISHIDFDWLYSGGTLLSAAVLPFVGKWVDEIKLRYFSIGLAICFALVCMGVATFNSIYLLFFLIFGLRLCGQGLMCLTANTAIGRYFHETRGKALSLVNFGVSIGESVLPPLLVLLIAAIGWRNSWWVISATVLLIFLPLVISLVKLDSPFQFAPEDEEETEENIDAASRLQSSKSKTRAEALKEPRFYFLVLISLFMPFFSTGVMINSSIVGSSYGWSLELVALSISAFGIARLLMNFISGWLIDTFSGIWVFGLQVVPLIPGVALMLLFPNPGSWVIFFILMGVSASLNSLSGTATWAEIYGTRYLGSIRSLASTFGVFSTAAAPIILGFGLADIESQQWTFAISIAVMLLLSLLGIVLARRKE
- a CDS encoding membrane dipeptidase, whose amino-acid sequence is MSQNLPVFDLHCDLLSYLHMADDASIHSEDVIGASYPFLKKGNVQLQVCAIFSLTQSGSYAFANAQLKHFSQLIEGPEFSAGRSEVEIRKAQEENKPAIFASIENASGLLEEEEPISLLEERLDEFIKGTGRLLYISFTHHLANRFGGGNFSDNLPITSDGKSLLACMDGKNIAVDLSHTSDALAEGILTEIEQQRYDIPVIASHSNFRPICDHPRNLPDEFAKEIVHRKGLIGINFVRDFVGRKGAEMLYEHIQYGIEEIGAGEHLAFGADYFDERMIPDQERRPFFYPQHKNASKFPAILEEMKEKGFSQDQLEKISHKNAEDFIRRLG
- a CDS encoding response regulator; translation: MRFFLIPFLLVLFLVSTNQLQAQKEKLDVYYMALEDADGERKVDLMLDIINKLRVADRTEAQKLAKDALKLSNSLKYVEGQIKSNYYLGILDRDRGRYNRAISATEKGLELAKSTKNTEEMLMGNKLMQTIYMLKQDLENATAYQNAYKLIRDSLSSLHLTKELNQLQEKLEVEKSNTVAVLTESKNIESELRANLMEEENKRIQQEMEIIKLERESAELEKQAMENMMLLNKKIAEEEKATNQRNLAIAGVIVSLLGILGIFLWVRVRQQRRRAQIETERREKMEQVDQLKDQFLANTSHELRTPLNGIIGLAESLEDRATNDFQEENLSMIISSARRLSSLVDDILDFSRIRNQEVRLNSKAIDPYALVEMIVKLNQPLAKKKRLKLSHNIPKDIPAIHGDENRLQQILHNLVGNAIKFTPKGFIEVSAEEKEGKLLISVADSGIGIDEEKQASIFLEFSQADASISRTYNGSGLGLSISKKLVELHGGELSVQSVSGEGSVFSFSIPLSWETVQEPIIEAPLVSHLLEVDPLPKASGKRAPGKVRESGVLTQNINGKGHFKILIVDDEPVNQQVFQNHFLDQAIETHSAMNGEEALEILENEGKFDLVLLDVMMPRMTGYDVCKHIRQKFSASELPVIMVTAKNQVQDLVEGLSTGANDYLAKPFSKDELLARVKTHLNLYSINSATGRFVPYQFLRALGKENITEVHLGDHVSKDVNVFFSDIRRYTSLSEKMTPEENFRFVNSYAGRMGPIIQKYKGFVNQYMGDGIMAIFQNQTEDAVQAALEMQRMIREYNSERLQMDRTPIEVGMGIHTGPLVMGIIGDSKRTEPATISDTVNLASRMEGLTKFYGSKLLLSEDTFRTLKAPDTIAHRFLGKVQVKGKEQAIGVYEIFDLDGNPLDKPKWENREKFKLALENYYLQNFAQSQKLFEDVIAQNHLDKAAEFYLKRSKEYKLDGAPEAWSGVEMMQTK